In the genome of Paenibacillus sp. FSL R5-0766, one region contains:
- a CDS encoding VanZ family protein has product MDLIQVIGRLLPILAIALAAGVVVIGITYSVYIVYRKRGGKRSITSRQFIASFLILGWFVIVMTLTTFSRGANYESWINLELFSGYINAWNKWSVSEFQLIIFNMLMFAPLGFILPHIGMKTRHVKPVLLISLLVTLSIEIFQMITGRGIFELDDILHNTLGSIAGYLLMRAILDSIEQRKITVRSLSKALCIPLVFTLLFSSAFIIYYNKELGNLSIRPAISQNMNQVEVTLNTKLPDEAEKVSLYHSSEIHNMEYAKRVSSLMKDYFELHQKGSISIDGYNRVWSFVDNAGEEYIFNYDVNSGTWSLSSTIETSTPVEPDDLIKQGEEYGSWLFQNGLLPQKAIFSTQNGDTVRWDIGKTVTDIAKGDSDYDTGLIMIVPSAEPMIPQNLFYFMNKNIYVRVVDIISPAEAYEEILKGNFSIYNNLKKGDELNVDKYELTYTYDSKGYYQPVYQFEGEVNGVNWNALIPAVMN; this is encoded by the coding sequence ATGGATTTAATACAAGTTATAGGCAGATTATTACCTATCTTAGCTATTGCATTGGCCGCGGGAGTTGTTGTAATCGGTATTACTTATTCAGTATACATTGTATACAGGAAAAGAGGGGGTAAAAGAAGCATAACCAGTAGGCAATTTATAGCGTCATTTTTGATCTTGGGTTGGTTTGTCATTGTCATGACATTAACCACATTTAGCAGAGGAGCTAATTATGAGAGTTGGATCAATTTAGAGCTATTCAGTGGCTATATAAACGCATGGAATAAATGGTCGGTGAGCGAATTCCAACTCATCATTTTTAACATGTTGATGTTCGCACCACTCGGTTTCATACTTCCGCATATCGGAATGAAAACGCGTCACGTTAAGCCTGTGTTACTCATATCGCTGTTGGTAACGCTGAGTATCGAAATTTTTCAGATGATCACCGGCAGGGGAATATTTGAACTTGATGATATTCTACATAATACACTCGGCAGTATTGCAGGATATTTGTTGATGAGAGCCATCCTCGACAGTATTGAGCAAAGAAAGATCACCGTAAGGTCACTATCGAAGGCACTCTGCATACCATTAGTTTTTACGCTGCTTTTTTCTAGTGCTTTTATCATTTATTACAACAAAGAACTTGGTAATCTCTCCATCCGTCCAGCTATTTCTCAAAATATGAATCAAGTCGAAGTAACGCTCAACACAAAGTTACCGGATGAGGCCGAGAAAGTGTCTCTTTATCACAGCAGTGAAATTCACAACATGGAATATGCCAAACGAGTTTCCTCTTTAATGAAGGATTATTTTGAATTACATCAGAAAGGTAGCATATCTATTGATGGATACAACCGAGTTTGGAGTTTTGTTGACAATGCAGGGGAAGAATATATATTTAATTATGACGTGAATAGTGGTACATGGTCGCTGTCATCTACTATCGAAACAAGCACTCCTGTAGAGCCGGATGATTTAATCAAACAAGGAGAAGAGTATGGCAGCTGGTTGTTTCAGAATGGCTTATTGCCTCAGAAAGCGATATTCAGCACACAAAATGGAGACACGGTTCGATGGGATATCGGAAAAACAGTAACAGATATCGCAAAGGGTGACAGCGATTATGATACCGGACTAATTATGATTGTCCCATCAGCAGAACCTATGATTCCGCAGAATTTATTTTATTTTATGAATAAAAATATTTATGTACGAGTGGTTGATATTATCAGTCCAGCTGAGGCATACGAAGAAATTCTCAAGGGGAACTTTTCGATCTATAACAACTTAAAAAAAGGGGACGAACTGAATGTAGACAAGTATGAACTGACTTACACCTACGATTCGAAAGGCTATTATCAGCCAGTTTATCAATTCGAAGGAGAGGTCAATGGAGTGAATTGGAATGCTTTGATCCCAGCAGTAATGAATTGA